A genomic segment from Pollutimonas thiosulfatoxidans encodes:
- a CDS encoding flagellar protein FlhE produces MTMMIARRSCARALQGLLGLALVSLFTPASAGQFSWSQDVVSPAINYAQTEMRVAFAPPALQAASSPVVIHSVHARVEAAGSAQVNSRLCWGDTGPCVPLERGRVTTAAFNGLDPGRSMYLVHSVLGKGALPAPVFVKGTVIVWYGP; encoded by the coding sequence ATGACGATGATGATCGCGCGCAGGTCCTGCGCAAGGGCGCTGCAAGGTCTGTTGGGCTTGGCGTTGGTTTCGCTATTCACGCCTGCGTCGGCCGGCCAATTTTCATGGAGCCAGGATGTCGTCAGTCCGGCGATCAACTATGCACAGACCGAGATGCGGGTAGCATTTGCGCCCCCGGCGCTGCAGGCGGCCTCGAGCCCCGTCGTTATACATAGCGTGCATGCACGTGTCGAGGCTGCCGGCTCGGCCCAGGTAAACAGCCGTCTATGCTGGGGCGATACCGGTCCTTGTGTACCGCTGGAGCGTGGTCGCGTCACGACAGCAGCATTCAACGGCCTGGATCCCGGCCGTTCCATGTACCTGGTGCATAGCGTGCTCGGCAAGGGAGCGTTGCCCGCGCCGGTGTTCGTCAAGGGCACGGTTATCGTCTGGTATGGGCCTTAG
- a CDS encoding alpha-hydroxy acid oxidase — MVDEALPPLAQIPANIASVNDYIPYARERMSAAAWAYVSGGAADELTMADNEAAFQRLRIQPRVLACLAGASTELELFGSRLPYPILLAPVAYQRLAHHDGELASVLGASALRATMVVSTQASVTLEDLSASAQSPLWFQLYIQPDRDFTIALIRRAEQAGYQALVLTADAPVNGVRNREQRAGFSLPEHIQAANLRGMRPPPAQHAAAGGSGLFGGPLPALAPTWEDLRWLVQQTRLPVVLKGINTAHDAQQALDNGAAGLVVSNHGGRTLDTLPAAIDALPSVVQAVAGRVPVLLDGGIRRGTDVFKALALGATATLIGRPYIYGLAAAGAPGVAHVLHMLRTELEVTMALAGRPRLHDIDASAVMR, encoded by the coding sequence ATGGTTGACGAAGCTTTACCGCCCTTGGCGCAGATTCCGGCCAACATCGCGTCCGTCAACGACTACATCCCCTATGCCCGCGAGCGCATGTCGGCCGCAGCCTGGGCCTACGTCAGCGGCGGCGCAGCCGACGAACTGACCATGGCCGACAACGAGGCCGCGTTTCAACGCCTGCGCATACAGCCACGCGTGCTGGCTTGCCTGGCAGGCGCCAGCACCGAACTTGAACTCTTCGGCAGCCGCTTGCCTTATCCAATTTTGCTGGCACCCGTTGCCTACCAGCGTCTGGCGCATCATGATGGCGAGCTGGCCTCTGTCCTGGGTGCCTCGGCGCTGCGAGCGACCATGGTCGTCAGTACTCAGGCCAGCGTGACCCTGGAAGATCTGTCGGCGAGCGCGCAAAGCCCTTTGTGGTTTCAGCTATATATACAGCCGGACCGCGATTTCACGATAGCCTTGATAAGGCGCGCCGAGCAGGCCGGCTACCAGGCCCTGGTATTGACGGCCGATGCACCGGTCAATGGTGTGCGCAACCGCGAACAGCGCGCCGGCTTCAGCTTGCCCGAGCACATACAGGCCGCAAACCTGCGCGGCATGCGTCCCCCGCCCGCACAGCATGCGGCAGCTGGGGGCAGTGGCCTGTTTGGTGGTCCGCTGCCTGCTTTGGCCCCCACTTGGGAAGATCTTCGTTGGCTGGTCCAGCAGACCCGTCTGCCGGTGGTGCTCAAGGGCATCAACACCGCGCATGACGCGCAACAGGCGCTGGATAATGGCGCGGCAGGCCTGGTGGTTTCCAACCATGGCGGACGCACACTGGACACCCTGCCTGCTGCCATAGACGCCTTGCCCTCGGTTGTTCAGGCAGTGGCCGGTCGGGTGCCGGTGCTGCTGGATGGTGGCATCCGCCGTGGCACGGATGTCTTCAAGGCGCTGGCGCTGGGCGCCACGGCCACCTTGATCGGACGTCCTTATATATACGGGCTGGCTGCGGCCGGCGCACCCGGGGTGGCCCATGTGCTGCACATGTTGCGTACCGAACTGGAAGTCACCATGGCACTGGCTGGTCGGCCACGCTTGCACGACATCGACGCGTCGGCGGTAATGCGCTAA